In the genome of Nocardioides seonyuensis, one region contains:
- a CDS encoding PRC-barrel domain containing protein yields the protein MNDIIWSYRNSEWIEDADLVGYTVNAKDGPIGKIHEMSTDVGASWLVVDTGMWIFGKKRLIPAGTVAGVDHEKELVIVNMSKAAIEAAPDHDSDEWDAAIQGRHADHYREFIEGQDDEVRGPRPLS from the coding sequence ATGAACGACATCATCTGGAGCTATCGCAACTCCGAGTGGATCGAGGACGCCGACCTGGTCGGCTACACCGTGAACGCCAAGGACGGCCCCATCGGCAAGATCCACGAGATGAGCACCGACGTGGGTGCCTCCTGGTTGGTCGTCGACACGGGAATGTGGATCTTCGGCAAGAAGCGGCTCATCCCGGCCGGCACCGTCGCGGGGGTCGACCACGAGAAGGAGCTCGTGATCGTCAACATGAGCAAGGCGGCGATCGAGGCGGCCCCCGACCACGACAGCGACGAGTGGGACGCGGCGATCCAGGGTCGCCATGCCGATCACTACCGCGAGTTCATCGAGGGTCAGGACGACGAGGTCCGCGGGCCACGACCGCTGTCCTGA
- a CDS encoding GNAT family N-acetyltransferase, whose translation MELPPGLATRPVRLEDAPAVHAIIAAQERYDIGVPQVEEADLVADWTRPSHDLAARSVCVLEGDRIVAYAELMGADRADAAVHPQWRGRGIGTWLAAWLRAKGREVGSTVVGMPVPQGSAGDRLLEGLGYHVRWTSWLLQLPAGVDVPERRLPPGYAVGTATESQQAEAHAVVEDAFLEWSVRERESFEDFRASVLQRPGFEPWNLRVVTGPGDDVVAAAVVLLGEDAGAGRVGYVSRLATRRDQRNQGLAQALLVDSFAAARAAGAVVSELATDSRTGALGLYEKVGMVTTSVWVNRAVNLGQPV comes from the coding sequence ATGGAGCTGCCACCGGGTCTCGCCACCCGCCCCGTCCGGCTGGAGGACGCGCCTGCCGTCCACGCCATCATCGCCGCCCAGGAGAGGTACGACATCGGGGTCCCGCAGGTCGAGGAGGCCGACCTGGTCGCCGACTGGACGCGGCCCAGCCATGACCTGGCCGCCCGCTCGGTGTGCGTCCTCGAGGGTGATCGGATCGTCGCCTACGCCGAGCTGATGGGCGCCGACCGTGCCGACGCCGCCGTGCATCCGCAGTGGCGCGGACGCGGCATCGGCACGTGGCTGGCCGCCTGGCTGCGAGCCAAGGGCCGTGAGGTCGGCTCGACCGTGGTGGGCATGCCCGTGCCGCAGGGGTCGGCCGGCGACAGGCTGCTCGAGGGCCTCGGCTACCACGTGCGGTGGACCAGCTGGCTGCTGCAGCTCCCCGCCGGCGTCGACGTTCCTGAGCGACGCCTGCCGCCCGGGTACGCCGTCGGCACGGCGACCGAGTCGCAGCAGGCCGAGGCCCATGCGGTCGTCGAGGACGCGTTCCTGGAGTGGTCGGTGCGGGAGCGTGAGTCGTTCGAGGACTTCCGCGCGTCGGTTCTCCAGCGCCCGGGGTTCGAGCCGTGGAACCTGCGCGTGGTGACCGGTCCCGGCGACGACGTCGTCGCTGCTGCGGTCGTGCTCCTGGGCGAGGACGCAGGGGCGGGTCGGGTCGGCTACGTCTCGCGGTTGGCGACCCGCAGGGACCAGCGCAACCAGGGGCTGGCCCAGGCCCTGCTCGTCGACTCCTTCGCAGCAGCACGCGCCGCGGGTGCCGTGGTCTCCGAGCTCGCCACCGACTCCCGCACGGGAGCGCTCGGTCTCTACGAGAAGGTCGGCATGGTCACGACGTCCGTCTGGGTGAACCGCGCGGTGAATCTCGGACAACCTGTCTAG
- a CDS encoding MMPL family transporter, giving the protein MAADLITRIPQRAARWSAEHPWRAILTWLVLVAAATSLAVLVPTHEAEDADYRIGESGRADAMIEEAGLAEPGSEMLLLEGSPAELAAAAADAATRLGDVEGVTEVSPPIWSADESAVLVSASLADDAEEVEPFGEVRAAVSEAHPDVTVRQTGDLSLDEGINGQVADDLRAAEGISIPVTLVLMLLAFGALIAAGIPVLLALGSVAATMGVSAVLSHVVPAEPTVGSMIVLIGMAVGVDYSLFYLKREREERAAGRTTLDAVEIAARTSGHAILVSGFAVIASMAGLYLVQSVTFSSLATGAIVVVAVAVAGSITVLPALLVKLGRWVDRPRVPLLWRLNRRIGAGGLSSRILAPVVRRPVAALVGSVVVVGALAAPALTMSMHAATLETLPGSIRAVATMRTVAAEFPSEGTTVAVAAKGDGADAALERLAAGAASTGAFGEVPEGLATSADGQTSVLTLSLPWSDSDDRTTDAIVDLRDRVAPEALAGHDVEWAVGGGAAWNLDFRDHLARWMPAVIGFVLLLTLVMMGTAFRSIPIALVSTTLNLVSVGVAFGILTLVFQHGWFEGALDFTSPGFVIDWIPLFVLVVLVGLSMDYHVFVMSRIRELVGRGLPTRVAVEKGITDSASVVTSAAAVMVSVFAIFATLSMLEMKMMGVALSAAILIDATLIRLVMLPAALVLLGDRVWWPSVPARPVGGVVPPSVEQEPVTVG; this is encoded by the coding sequence ATGGCCGCCGACCTGATCACCCGTATCCCGCAGCGCGCTGCACGCTGGAGCGCCGAGCACCCGTGGCGCGCCATCCTCACCTGGCTGGTCCTCGTGGCGGCCGCGACGAGCCTCGCGGTGCTCGTCCCCACCCACGAGGCGGAGGACGCCGACTACCGCATCGGGGAGTCGGGGCGCGCCGACGCGATGATCGAGGAAGCCGGCCTGGCCGAGCCCGGCAGCGAGATGCTGCTGCTGGAGGGCTCGCCCGCGGAGCTCGCGGCGGCCGCCGCGGACGCGGCGACCCGGCTGGGCGACGTCGAAGGAGTCACGGAAGTCTCGCCGCCGATCTGGAGCGCCGACGAGTCGGCCGTGCTCGTCTCCGCGTCCCTGGCCGACGACGCAGAGGAGGTCGAGCCGTTCGGCGAGGTGCGGGCGGCGGTCTCCGAGGCCCACCCGGACGTCACGGTCCGGCAGACCGGTGACCTCAGCCTCGACGAGGGGATCAACGGCCAGGTGGCGGACGACCTGCGCGCTGCCGAGGGGATCAGCATCCCGGTGACGCTCGTGCTGATGCTCCTGGCCTTCGGTGCCCTCATCGCAGCCGGCATCCCGGTGCTCCTGGCGCTGGGCAGCGTCGCCGCCACCATGGGGGTCTCCGCGGTCCTCTCCCACGTCGTGCCCGCGGAGCCGACGGTCGGATCGATGATCGTGCTGATCGGGATGGCGGTGGGCGTCGACTACTCGCTCTTCTACCTCAAGCGCGAGCGCGAGGAGCGGGCTGCGGGACGTACGACGCTGGACGCGGTCGAGATCGCCGCCAGGACCTCGGGCCACGCGATCCTGGTGTCGGGCTTCGCGGTGATCGCGTCGATGGCCGGGCTCTACCTCGTCCAGTCGGTCACCTTCAGCTCCCTCGCCACGGGGGCGATCGTGGTGGTCGCGGTCGCCGTGGCCGGCTCGATCACGGTCCTGCCGGCGCTGCTGGTCAAGCTCGGCCGCTGGGTCGACCGGCCCCGCGTGCCTCTGCTGTGGCGGCTCAACCGGCGCATCGGGGCGGGTGGCCTGAGCAGCCGCATCCTGGCGCCCGTCGTACGACGTCCCGTCGCCGCGCTCGTCGGCTCGGTGGTGGTCGTCGGTGCCCTCGCGGCACCGGCGCTGACCATGTCGATGCATGCGGCCACGCTGGAGACGCTGCCCGGATCGATCCGCGCGGTCGCCACGATGCGGACCGTCGCCGCGGAGTTCCCCAGCGAGGGGACCACCGTCGCGGTGGCGGCGAAGGGCGACGGCGCCGACGCCGCCCTGGAGCGACTGGCGGCCGGTGCTGCCTCCACCGGCGCGTTCGGCGAGGTGCCCGAGGGGCTCGCGACCTCTGCCGACGGCCAGACGTCCGTCCTGACGCTGTCCCTGCCCTGGAGCGACTCAGACGACCGCACGACCGACGCGATCGTCGACCTCCGCGACCGGGTCGCTCCCGAGGCGCTCGCCGGGCACGACGTCGAGTGGGCGGTCGGCGGCGGGGCCGCGTGGAACCTCGACTTCCGCGACCACCTCGCCAGGTGGATGCCGGCGGTGATCGGGTTCGTCCTGCTGCTCACGCTGGTGATGATGGGGACGGCGTTCCGAAGCATTCCCATCGCCCTCGTCTCGACCACGCTCAACCTGGTCTCCGTGGGGGTGGCCTTCGGGATCCTCACCCTCGTCTTCCAGCACGGCTGGTTCGAGGGGGCGCTCGACTTCACCAGCCCCGGGTTCGTCATCGACTGGATCCCGTTGTTCGTCCTGGTCGTGCTGGTCGGGCTGTCGATGGACTACCACGTGTTCGTGATGAGCCGGATCCGCGAGCTGGTCGGCAGGGGCCTGCCGACGCGGGTGGCCGTGGAGAAGGGCATCACCGACAGCGCCTCGGTGGTCACCAGCGCCGCCGCCGTCATGGTGTCGGTGTTCGCCATCTTCGCGACGCTGAGCATGCTCGAGATGAAGATGATGGGCGTGGCCCTCTCGGCCGCGATCCTCATCGACGCGACGCTGATCCGGCTGGTCATGCTCCCGGCTGCCCTCGTCCTGCTCGGGGACCGGGTGTGGTGGCCGAGCGTGCCCGCACGACCCGTGGGGGGCGTCGTACCGCCGTCGGTCGAGCAGGAGCCCGTGACGGTCGGCTGA
- a CDS encoding SDR family NAD(P)-dependent oxidoreductase — protein MSQTDPLPESSGGIDPDDLATTLRVLQTLHHLPGDHPDHVAVKRAASHMYKAIKSERKLRKRAEELAHDRAVTELTATGSPVRIDDETAGIPLVSTAPGAFAGELINPRGCYICKTDYTLVDAFYHWLCPSCAAMSHTKRDQRTDLTGKRALLTGGRAKIGMYIALRLLRDGAHTTITTRFPRDAVRRFSSLPDAGDWIDRLKVVGIDLRDPTQVVSLADDVAAAGPLDIVINNACQTVRRSPGAYAPLVEGESQPLPEGVALPELVTFDRISSAHPAAIAGALAETAVAHHLGESEDHAVAAHNAASMTALALKAGHASLDAHLAGTAVDAGGLLPDTQTNNSWTQTVDEVDPLELLEVQLCNSIAPFLLVSRLRPAMAAAAAQAPSNRAYVVNVSAMEGQFSRRYKGAGHPHTNMAKAALNMMTRTSAGEMFETDRILMTAVDTGWITDERPHQDKLRIAAEGWHAPLDLVDGAARVYDPIVLGEAGTDLYGCFVKDYQPSPW, from the coding sequence GTGAGCCAGACCGATCCCCTCCCCGAGTCCTCGGGCGGCATCGACCCTGACGACCTGGCGACGACGCTGCGGGTGCTGCAGACGCTCCACCACCTGCCCGGCGACCACCCGGACCACGTCGCGGTCAAGCGCGCCGCGTCCCACATGTACAAGGCGATCAAGTCGGAGCGGAAGCTCCGCAAGCGTGCCGAGGAGCTCGCGCACGACCGGGCGGTCACCGAGCTCACCGCGACCGGCTCGCCGGTGCGCATCGACGACGAGACCGCCGGCATCCCGCTGGTCTCCACGGCCCCGGGTGCGTTCGCGGGCGAGCTCATCAACCCGCGCGGGTGCTACATCTGCAAGACCGACTACACGCTGGTCGACGCGTTCTACCACTGGCTCTGCCCCAGCTGCGCCGCGATGAGCCACACCAAGCGCGACCAGCGCACCGACCTCACCGGCAAGCGCGCCCTGCTCACCGGTGGCCGCGCCAAGATCGGGATGTACATCGCCTTGCGCCTCCTGCGCGACGGCGCCCACACGACGATCACGACGCGGTTCCCGCGCGACGCCGTACGCCGCTTCTCCTCCCTGCCCGACGCGGGCGACTGGATCGACCGCCTCAAGGTCGTCGGCATCGACCTGCGCGACCCGACGCAGGTGGTCTCGCTGGCAGACGACGTCGCGGCTGCGGGCCCGCTCGACATCGTCATCAACAACGCCTGCCAGACGGTACGACGCTCGCCCGGCGCCTACGCCCCGCTCGTCGAGGGCGAGTCGCAGCCGCTGCCCGAGGGTGTCGCCCTGCCGGAGCTGGTGACCTTCGACCGGATCTCCTCGGCCCACCCGGCGGCGATCGCCGGGGCGCTCGCCGAGACGGCCGTGGCCCACCACCTGGGGGAGAGCGAGGACCACGCCGTCGCGGCCCACAACGCGGCCTCCATGACGGCGCTCGCGCTCAAGGCCGGACACGCCTCCCTCGACGCACACCTCGCCGGCACGGCCGTGGACGCCGGCGGCCTGCTGCCCGACACCCAGACCAACAACTCGTGGACGCAGACCGTCGACGAGGTCGACCCGCTCGAGCTCCTCGAGGTGCAGCTGTGCAACTCGATCGCGCCGTTCCTGCTGGTCTCCCGGCTCCGCCCGGCGATGGCAGCGGCGGCCGCGCAGGCGCCGTCCAACCGTGCCTACGTCGTCAACGTGTCGGCTATGGAGGGCCAGTTCTCGCGGCGCTACAAGGGCGCCGGCCACCCGCACACCAACATGGCCAAGGCCGCTCTCAACATGATGACCCGGACGTCGGCGGGCGAGATGTTCGAGACCGACAGGATCCTGATGACAGCCGTCGACACCGGATGGATCACCGACGAGCGCCCCCACCAGGACAAGCTCCGCATCGCCGCCGAGGGCTGGCACGCACCGCTCGACCTGGTCGACGGCGCAGCCCGTGTCTACGACCCGATCGTGCTCGGCGAGGCCGGCACGGACCTCTACGGCTGCTTCGTGAAGGACTACCAGCCCTCGCCCTGGTGA
- a CDS encoding DEAD/DEAH box helicase → MSDTTSPHEQVQGFDELGLDPAVLKALSDVGYESPSAIQAQTIPPLLEGRHVVGLAQTGTGKTAAFALPILSQLDLSQKTPQALVLAPTRELALQVSEAFEKYAAHLKGVRVLPIYGGQGYGVQLSALRRGVHVVVGTPGRIMDHLEKGTLDLSELRFLVLDEADEMLKMGFAEDVETILADTPDTKHVALFSATMPPQIRRISKKYLHDPVEITVKNKTSTVSSITQRYLIVSYPQKVDALTRILEVENFEGMIVFVRTKNETETLAEKLRARGYSAMAINGDVAQVQRERTINQLKSGKLDILVATDVAARGLDVERISHVVNYDIPTDTESYVHRIGRTGRAGRTGDSIAFVTPRERHLLRAIEKATRQPLTQMQLPTVDDVNATRLTRFDDQITQALTQPERIDFFRDVVSHYVSEHDVSEVDVAAALAAVMHGEQPLLLEPEPERSTRSFDDRPTHGGKAQRERAPRTGRTDVQMATYRIAVGKRHKVEPRQIVGALANEGGLSRGDFGYISIKPDFSLVELPADLPSGTLDRLAGTRISGKLIEIRPDAGPPQRRTHSGGERARKPRHKD, encoded by the coding sequence GTGAGCGACACGACTTCCCCGCACGAGCAGGTCCAGGGCTTCGACGAGCTGGGGCTCGACCCTGCGGTCCTGAAGGCCCTCTCAGACGTCGGCTACGAGTCGCCCTCGGCCATCCAGGCGCAGACGATCCCGCCGTTGCTCGAGGGCCGCCACGTCGTCGGCCTCGCCCAGACCGGCACCGGGAAGACCGCCGCGTTCGCCCTGCCGATCCTCTCCCAGCTCGACCTGTCCCAGAAGACGCCGCAGGCGCTGGTGCTCGCCCCGACCCGCGAGCTCGCGCTGCAGGTCTCCGAGGCGTTCGAGAAGTACGCCGCCCACCTCAAGGGCGTCCGCGTGCTGCCGATCTACGGCGGCCAGGGGTACGGCGTGCAGCTGTCGGCCCTGCGCCGCGGCGTGCACGTGGTCGTCGGCACCCCCGGCCGCATCATGGACCACCTCGAGAAGGGCACGCTCGACCTCTCGGAGCTGCGCTTCCTCGTGCTCGACGAGGCCGACGAGATGCTCAAGATGGGCTTCGCCGAGGACGTCGAGACGATCCTCGCCGACACCCCCGACACCAAGCACGTGGCGCTCTTCTCGGCCACCATGCCGCCCCAGATCCGACGCATCTCGAAGAAGTACCTCCACGACCCCGTCGAGATCACCGTCAAGAACAAGACGTCGACGGTCTCCTCCATCACCCAGCGCTACCTGATCGTGTCCTACCCGCAGAAGGTCGACGCGCTGACCCGCATCCTCGAGGTCGAGAACTTCGAGGGGATGATCGTCTTCGTCCGGACCAAGAACGAGACCGAGACGCTGGCCGAGAAGCTCCGTGCCCGCGGCTACTCCGCGATGGCCATCAACGGCGACGTCGCGCAGGTGCAGCGCGAGCGCACCATCAACCAGCTCAAGTCGGGCAAGCTCGACATCCTCGTCGCCACCGACGTCGCCGCCCGTGGCCTCGACGTCGAGCGGATCAGCCACGTCGTCAACTACGACATCCCCACCGACACCGAGTCCTACGTCCACCGCATCGGCCGCACCGGTCGAGCGGGCCGCACGGGTGACTCGATCGCCTTCGTCACCCCGCGCGAGCGCCACCTGCTGCGGGCCATCGAGAAGGCCACCCGCCAGCCGCTGACCCAGATGCAGCTGCCCACCGTCGACGACGTCAACGCCACCCGCCTGACGCGCTTCGACGACCAGATCACGCAGGCGCTGACCCAGCCCGAGCGCATCGACTTCTTCCGCGACGTCGTCTCCCACTACGTCAGCGAGCACGACGTGTCCGAGGTCGACGTCGCCGCCGCCCTGGCGGCCGTCATGCACGGCGAGCAGCCGCTGCTGCTCGAGCCGGAGCCCGAGCGGTCCACCCGCAGCTTCGACGACCGGCCCACCCACGGCGGGAAGGCCCAGCGCGAGCGCGCCCCCCGCACCGGACGCACCGACGTGCAGATGGCGACCTACCGCATCGCGGTCGGCAAGCGCCACAAGGTCGAGCCGCGCCAGATCGTGGGCGCGCTGGCCAACGAGGGCGGTCTCTCGCGCGGCGACTTCGGCTACATCTCCATCAAGCCCGACTTCTCCCTGGTCGAGCTCCCGGCCGACCTGCCGTCCGGCACGCTCGACCGGCTCGCCGGCACGCGCATCTCGGGCAAGCTGATCGAGATCCGTCCCGACGCCGGCCCGCCGCAGCGTCGTACCCACTCCGGTGGCGAGCGCGCACGGAAGCCCCGCCACAAGGACTGA
- a CDS encoding YceI family protein, giving the protein MSEFDTPTTLLSDIAGDYAIDASHSRFGFVARHAMVTKVRGQFKDFEGKAHVDTANPSASSVEVILDVASIDTGSADRDGHLKSADFFDVEKYPTIKFVGTNVERDGDDWKLTGDLTIKDVTKPLTIELEQTGSAQDPFGNVRVGFEGDVTVNRKDWGLTWNAALETGGVLVSEKIKLEFDVSAIKSA; this is encoded by the coding sequence ATGAGCGAGTTCGACACCCCCACCACCCTTCTCTCCGACATCGCCGGCGACTACGCCATCGACGCCTCCCACTCACGCTTCGGCTTCGTGGCCCGCCACGCGATGGTGACCAAGGTCCGCGGCCAGTTCAAGGACTTCGAGGGCAAGGCCCACGTCGACACCGCCAACCCGTCGGCCTCGAGCGTCGAGGTCATCCTCGACGTCGCCAGCATCGACACCGGCAGCGCCGACCGCGACGGCCACCTCAAGTCGGCTGACTTCTTCGACGTCGAGAAGTACCCGACCATCAAGTTCGTCGGCACGAACGTCGAGCGCGACGGTGACGACTGGAAGCTCACCGGCGACCTCACCATCAAGGACGTCACCAAGCCCCTCACGATCGAGCTCGAGCAGACCGGCTCGGCCCAGGACCCCTTCGGCAACGTCCGCGTCGGCTTCGAGGGCGACGTCACCGTGAACCGCAAGGACTGGGGCCTGACCTGGAACGCTGCTCTCGAGACCGGCGGCGTGCTCGTCTCCGAGAAGATCAAGCTCGAGTTCGACGTCTCCGCGATCAAGAGCGCCTGA
- a CDS encoding response regulator transcription factor, with protein sequence MDSSRALVVEDDADISSVLVETLQAAGFKVDIARDGRSAISACQANEPDLVTLDLTLPQMDGIEVARRIREQSDCYIMIVSARADEIDRLIGLEVGADDYMLKPFSPRELRARVAALFRRPRTGVETSAAGSADSPGASPETRSFIACGAGLVVHPERREVEIAGNVVDLTRIEYDVLELLARNLGRVCTREEMVRSIWSSELAHDQHLVDVHVANLRAKLRKHDPVTWIHTVRSIGYRLDYAGDSNGSRPSGGASPTARLDWAKEQFRP encoded by the coding sequence ATGGACAGTTCGCGAGCGCTCGTCGTCGAGGACGACGCAGACATCTCCAGCGTGCTCGTGGAGACGCTGCAGGCAGCAGGTTTCAAGGTCGACATCGCGCGTGACGGACGCAGCGCCATCAGCGCGTGCCAGGCCAACGAGCCCGACCTGGTCACCCTCGACCTGACGCTCCCGCAGATGGACGGCATCGAGGTCGCTCGCCGCATCCGCGAGCAGAGCGACTGCTACATCATGATCGTCTCCGCGCGGGCCGACGAGATCGACCGCCTCATCGGCCTCGAGGTCGGCGCCGACGACTACATGCTCAAGCCCTTCTCGCCCCGCGAGCTGCGGGCCCGCGTGGCCGCGCTGTTCCGCCGTCCGCGCACCGGCGTCGAGACCTCCGCCGCCGGCTCCGCCGACTCTCCGGGCGCCTCGCCCGAGACCCGGTCGTTCATCGCGTGCGGTGCGGGTCTGGTGGTCCACCCCGAGCGCCGCGAGGTCGAGATCGCCGGCAACGTCGTCGACCTGACCCGCATCGAGTACGACGTCCTCGAGCTGCTGGCGCGCAACCTCGGCCGCGTCTGCACCCGCGAGGAGATGGTCCGCTCCATCTGGAGCAGCGAGCTCGCCCACGACCAGCACCTCGTCGACGTGCACGTGGCGAACCTGCGCGCCAAGCTGCGCAAGCACGACCCGGTCACCTGGATCCACACCGTCCGCAGCATCGGCTACCGCCTCGACTACGCCGGTGACTCCAACGGGTCCCGCCCCTCCGGCGGCGCCTCCCCCACCGCCCGGCTCGACTGGGCGAAGGAGCAGTTCAGGCCCTGA
- a CDS encoding LuxR C-terminal-related transcriptional regulator, whose translation MRIVLAEDNALLRDGLTRILLAHDFEIRHAVDNAPALDAALADPEVDAAILDVRLPPTLTDEGLRAAVAVRATRPGFPVLVLSQWVEHLYARELLASGAGGVGYLLKDRVGNVREFVDAVRRVADGGTALDPEVVSAIMARPRARAVDRLSPREREVLGLMAEGRSNAAIAAALFITPKAVDKHANNIFTKLDLPLAPDDNRRVLAVLAWLDS comes from the coding sequence GTGCGAATCGTCCTCGCCGAGGACAACGCCCTCCTCCGGGACGGCCTGACCAGGATCCTGCTCGCGCACGACTTCGAGATCAGGCATGCCGTCGACAACGCCCCTGCCCTCGACGCGGCGCTCGCCGACCCCGAGGTCGACGCCGCCATCCTCGACGTGCGCCTCCCGCCCACGCTCACCGACGAAGGGCTGCGCGCCGCCGTCGCGGTGCGTGCCACCCGTCCCGGGTTCCCCGTCCTGGTGCTCTCGCAGTGGGTCGAGCACCTCTACGCCCGCGAGCTGCTGGCCAGTGGTGCGGGCGGGGTGGGCTACCTGCTGAAGGACCGCGTGGGCAACGTCCGCGAGTTCGTGGATGCCGTACGCCGCGTGGCCGACGGCGGCACCGCGCTCGACCCCGAGGTGGTGTCGGCGATCATGGCGCGCCCGCGTGCCAGGGCGGTCGACCGGTTGTCGCCGCGCGAGCGGGAGGTCCTCGGCCTGATGGCCGAGGGTCGCTCGAACGCAGCCATCGCCGCCGCGCTCTTCATCACGCCGAAGGCCGTGGACAAGCACGCCAACAACATCTTCACCAAGCTCGACCTGCCGCTCGCCCCGGACGACAACCGCCGCGTCCTCGCCGTGCTCGCCTGGCTGGACTCCTGA
- a CDS encoding sensor histidine kinase yields the protein MIEKAGPWRLTGFAAVQLLLVAPTIVALVLAVVGGATSLLVVGIPVLLVGLPMLRWISGAHRQMAAATLGHEVPAAHRSTQGQSVAKRLTTWAVDPATWRELAWAVASVTVGLAIALAVLILFLPVVTWVLWWYATPHLMALRARLDARLLSRGHHELLEERVQVLTETRADSVDRSAAELRRIERDLHDGAQARLVALQMNLGLAHELVDSDPDAARALLAEATATTGSALGDIRDVVRGIHPPVLADRGLSGAVDALALDLAVPVTVSHDHLGRLPAPVESAVYFAVVECLANVGKHAEADHAWVELSHRDGVVTALVGDDGRGGADPGAGTGLHGVARRLAAFDGSVRVSSPAGGPTLVTLEVPCESSSPRTTPSSGTA from the coding sequence ATGATCGAGAAGGCGGGACCCTGGCGGCTCACGGGCTTCGCGGCCGTGCAGCTGCTGCTGGTCGCGCCCACGATCGTCGCGCTGGTCCTTGCCGTCGTCGGCGGCGCCACCTCGCTGCTCGTGGTCGGGATCCCTGTCCTGCTGGTCGGCCTCCCGATGCTCCGGTGGATCTCCGGGGCGCACCGCCAGATGGCGGCCGCGACGCTGGGCCACGAGGTGCCGGCCGCCCACCGCAGCACACAGGGGCAGTCGGTGGCGAAGCGGTTGACGACCTGGGCGGTGGACCCGGCGACCTGGCGCGAGCTCGCCTGGGCGGTCGCCTCGGTGACCGTGGGGCTCGCGATCGCGTTGGCGGTGCTGATCCTCTTCCTCCCCGTCGTGACGTGGGTCCTCTGGTGGTACGCCACCCCGCACCTGATGGCCCTGCGCGCCCGCCTCGACGCCCGACTGCTGAGCCGCGGTCACCACGAGCTTCTCGAGGAGCGGGTCCAGGTCCTGACGGAGACTCGTGCCGACTCCGTCGACCGGTCCGCGGCCGAGCTGCGGCGCATCGAGCGCGACCTCCACGACGGTGCCCAGGCACGGCTGGTGGCGCTGCAGATGAACCTCGGCCTCGCCCACGAGCTGGTCGACTCCGACCCGGACGCCGCGCGCGCGCTGCTGGCCGAGGCGACCGCCACGACCGGCTCGGCGCTGGGCGACATCCGCGACGTCGTACGCGGCATCCACCCGCCCGTGCTGGCCGACCGTGGCCTGTCAGGTGCGGTCGACGCTCTCGCCCTCGACCTGGCCGTCCCGGTGACGGTCTCCCACGACCACCTCGGTCGGCTGCCCGCGCCCGTCGAGTCGGCCGTCTACTTCGCCGTGGTCGAGTGCCTGGCCAACGTGGGCAAGCATGCCGAGGCCGATCACGCGTGGGTGGAGCTGTCCCACCGAGACGGTGTCGTCACGGCTCTGGTCGGTGACGACGGGCGTGGTGGTGCCGACCCGGGCGCCGGGACCGGGCTGCACGGGGTGGCGAGGAGGCTGGCGGCGTTCGACGGGAGCGTGAGAGTGTCGAGCCCGGCGGGTGGCCCCACCCTCGTGACCCTGGAGGTGCCGTGCGAATCGTCCTCGCCGAGGACAACGCCCTCCTCCGGGACGGCCTGA
- a CDS encoding HIT family protein has translation MSNLETAEEFHARVAAATDAEGRLPVAIELMPGWDIFPFELDGLRIKPLEPLADSEPPREGEDPADCFCRQPLTDKQALRVAWSNERWTLKLLAMRLPVALMLVPREHYDLADLPDDLASEMGRLTVAITAAVEELPSVGRCHGARIGDGGAHLHPFFFGRPARMPQLRGSTLLDWEENLPEVPEEVRRANGGHVGRRLVERFGGDGPAWDA, from the coding sequence GTGAGCAACCTCGAGACCGCCGAAGAGTTCCACGCCCGGGTCGCGGCAGCGACCGACGCGGAGGGCCGCCTGCCGGTCGCCATCGAGCTGATGCCGGGCTGGGACATCTTCCCGTTCGAGCTCGACGGCCTGCGGATCAAGCCGCTCGAGCCGCTGGCCGACAGCGAGCCGCCTCGCGAGGGCGAGGACCCGGCCGACTGCTTCTGCCGGCAACCCCTCACCGACAAGCAGGCTCTCCGGGTCGCCTGGAGCAACGAGCGGTGGACTCTGAAGCTCCTCGCCATGCGGCTGCCGGTGGCGTTGATGCTCGTCCCTCGCGAGCACTACGACCTCGCCGACCTGCCCGACGACCTGGCCTCGGAGATGGGGCGGCTGACGGTGGCCATCACCGCGGCGGTCGAGGAGCTCCCCAGCGTCGGACGCTGCCACGGCGCCCGGATCGGCGACGGCGGCGCCCACCTGCACCCGTTCTTCTTCGGCCGGCCGGCGCGCATGCCGCAACTGCGGGGGTCCACCCTGCTGGACTGGGAGGAGAACCTTCCCGAGGTCCCCGAGGAGGTGCGTCGAGCCAACGGCGGCCACGTCGGTCGGCGGCTGGTCGAGCGGTTCGGCGGCGACGGCCCTGCGTGGGACGCCTGA